CGCGCACCAGAACAAATTCCGGTTTGAGATCCTCCTGCCGGTAAAATCCCAGCTCTTTCTCAAAGAGAAACCACGTCATGAACGGAGAGTAGGCCGGATACGCAACGGGCAAGCTCTTAAAAGGCTCCGACGAATTCGTCACGACAGGAAAGGTGACGATTACCGGCAATATAAAAGAAATGACGAACCTTGCTGATTTAGGGAACAACATCTTATGTCGTCTCAGCGTTTTCGGAATAAGAATTGTACCAAGGTCCTAGCAAAGGGCTGGGTTGTCTGGAGGAGCTTGGCGGCTTTCGTGAAGCCGCCGGTTTTCGGGAGCGTGGTAAAAACCTTCAACTGCTAATTGCCAGAGCGTCATGGCCAAATTATCTAGGTATCTTAGGCGTCCACCCTTTAAGCTCTTGCTCGGCCTGTCTGACAAAGCGGTAGTCGAAAACGCGCTCGGGCGGGATTTCATCTTTGACTCCGCCTGCCTGTTTCATTATGGCAATATTCGCGAGCTGGTCTTCTTCGGCGAGATAGCCGCTGGGAACAAAGACTTCCTCCCGCAACTCCTCGTAAATGCGCGCCGCTTCTTCCGAGCTGAGACGAAACATCTGTATCAGCTTCGCGTGGACATAATCCCGCTGGCTCAAAACTAACTTGAGACCTTTGAGCGCCGCCAGCACTATTTTGTAAACTTCGGACGGTTGTCGGGCGATTGTTTCTTCGCGCGTTGCGATACCTGCGGCCGGCCAGCGAACGTAATCGGTGACCTTGGCGATTTTTTGATATCCCATCTGAGCGGCCTTAAGATCGAAGGGAGTGACGAGGACGGCCGCCTGCGCTGTTCCGCTGACCATAGCCGCCAACCTCTCCTGAGGTGCGCCGGCGCCGATCAGTACTGCATCTTTAAAAGGATCGAGCCCGTGCTTCTTGAGAATCTCCCGTACGATGACCTCGGTAATGCTGCCCAGCCCGCCGGTTGCGATGCTCTTTCCCTTGAGATC
This portion of the Candidatus Binatia bacterium genome encodes:
- a CDS encoding ABC transporter substrate-binding protein translates to MLRIFQWSSALAISLGLLVSGAAGTTYAAEAPGKKVAVAYPSVGPFFLWFLLEKELGFYRQEGLLPEFILVRGGGLSVKGLIAGNFDYIHNTGAALEAIVLGRPPLKLVFTAAKAHYWLMAQPGIRSVADLKGKSIATGGLGSITEVIVREILKKHGLDPFKDAVLIGAGAPQERLAAMVSGTAQAAVLVTPFDLKAAQMGYQKIAKVTDYVRWPAAGIATREETIARQPSEVYKIVLAALKGLKLVLSQRDYVHAKLIQMFRLSSEEAARIYEELREEVFVPSGYLAEEDQLANIAIMKQAGGVKDEIPPERVFDYRFVRQAEQELKGWTPKIPR